The Argiope bruennichi chromosome 9, qqArgBrue1.1, whole genome shotgun sequence genome contains a region encoding:
- the LOC129983623 gene encoding uncharacterized protein LOC129983623 encodes MEETGDIPPFQNSSMHDVEFFSIYFEAGRKLLDFTERPNAEYLNRYYEIFKESFNIYFGTYVNSDHPYFDGETVKLLKESLYYKIVYVLRNSPILSSAVAFHFQNALKENFSYLRKLMKKEKIKICSVGGGAASDVVAVVKILDSLAVKMDKKLDFRVTIIDSDVNWKSTCFTVLKCLENFHTATWKISFVQADISNKNSYSPDAIKAIQEADILLIVMLLYEFRNANLDALQTLKDLSEIVQQESMLFVLDIALIDYIRICFGISAQIEGYQLIYENLCDFHVLEDKAREFFFVNYYMKYFKDLRNIYCMSLCVRAWVKTQTKTNSYSRNELQHRFNRCIENYNPINSFLKKDAFEAWKSASVDRKSKADWSERSINEFLNGKELDRICLLTQATQVKELLESAKKELISKSRQLKDEEIKIDADAWEIYISQMKQYVLVKKIAYEYFLFGKFNRYFLSQ; translated from the exons ATGGAAGAAACTGGCGATATTCCGCCCTTTCAAAATTCATCTATGCATGATGTCGAATTTTTCTCGATTTATTTCGAAGCTGGTAGGAAATTATTAGATTTTACAGAAAGACCCAACGCTGAATACCTCAACCGgtattatgaaatattcaaagagagttttaacatatattttggaaCCTATGTAAATTCTGATCATCCTTATTTCGACGGGGAAACTGTGAAATTACTAAAGGAATCattgtattacaaaattgtttatgtTCTCAGAAACAGTCCGATTTTATCAAGTGCAgttgcatttcattttcaaaatgctttaaaagagaATTTCAGTTATCTGCGAAAACTaatgaagaaggaaaaaataaaaatatgttcagtTGGAGGAGGAGCTGCGTCGGATGTTGTGGCTGTAGTCAAAATCTTAGATTCACTTGCAGTTAAGATGGATAAGAAATTAGATTTTCGAGTTACTATCATAGATTCCGATGTAAACTGGAAGAGCACATGTTTTACTGTTCTGAAGTGTCTTGAAAATTTCCACACGGCGACATGGAAAATAAGTTTTGTTCAAgcagatatttcaaataaaaattcttactcCCCAGATGCTATTAAAGCTATTCAAGAAGCGGATATTCTGCTAATAGTTATGCTTCTCTATGAATTTAGGAATGCAAATCTGGATGCCTTGCAAACGCTAAAA GATCTAAGTGAAATTGTTCAGCAGGAATCGATGCTTTTCGTTCTGGACATAGCTTTGATTGATTACATTAGAATATGTTTTGGAATCTCTGCTCAAATCGAAGGTTATCAATTAATTTACGAAAACTTATGTGACTTTCACGTTCTGGAAGATAAAGCAAGggaattttttttcgtgaattattacatgaaatatttcaaagatttgagaaatatttattgcatgaGTTTATGCGTTAGAGCATGGGTTAAGacacaaacaaaaacaaactCATATTCCAGAAATGAGCTACAACATCGATTCAACAGATGTATCGAAAACTACAATCCAATAAACAGTTTTCTGAAGAAAGATGCTTTTGAAGCTTGGAAAAGTGCTTCCGTGGACAGAAAAAGTAAAGCTGACTGGAGTGAGAGAAGTATCAACGAATTTTTAAACGGAAAAGAATTGGATCGAATCTGTTTACTGACACAAGCAACTCAAGTTAAGGAATTGTTGGAGTCAGCCAAAAAAGAACTCATTAGTAAAAGCAGacaattaaaagatgaagaaatCAAAATTGATGCAGATGCATGGGAAATATACATTTCACAAATGAAGCAATATGTTTTAGTCAAAAaaattgcatatgaatattttctgtttggtaaatttaatcgttattttttatcccaataa